A window of Deltaproteobacteria bacterium GWA2_45_12 contains these coding sequences:
- a CDS encoding four helix bundle protein, with amino-acid sequence MQNSKDLIVPHGGYQKLKSYQSSEIVYDATVVFCDRFISRRSRTHDQMVQAARSGKQNIAEGSMASGTSKKTELKLIGVARASLEELLLDYQDFLRQRGLPLWGKNHPISQVLRSLAYSGNRSYSTYRTYVENAPEIAANTLICLTHQTNFLLDRLLGQLEQQFLKEGGFTERLYQMRKKQKF; translated from the coding sequence ATGCAAAACTCCAAAGACTTGATTGTTCCTCATGGCGGTTATCAGAAACTAAAATCATATCAAAGTTCAGAAATTGTTTATGATGCTACGGTTGTTTTTTGTGATCGGTTTATTAGTCGACGCTCGCGTACCCATGACCAAATGGTTCAAGCTGCACGAAGTGGGAAGCAAAACATCGCTGAAGGAAGCATGGCTTCAGGTACTTCCAAGAAAACCGAGCTCAAGTTGATAGGTGTAGCGCGTGCCAGCCTTGAAGAATTGCTTTTAGACTACCAAGATTTTTTAAGGCAGCGCGGGCTTCCACTTTGGGGAAAAAATCATCCGATATCGCAGGTTTTGCGAAGCTTGGCCTATTCGGGGAATAGGTCCTATTCGACTTATAGGACCTATGTTGAAAACGCCCCTGAGATTGCTGCCAATACTTTAATTTGTTTAACCCACCAAACTAATTTTCTATTGGACCGCTTGCTTGGCCAATTGGAACAACAATTTCTCAAAGAAGGAGGTTTTACCGAAAGGCTTTATCAAATGAGAAAAAAACAAAAATTTTA